Proteins encoded within one genomic window of Girardinichthys multiradiatus isolate DD_20200921_A chromosome 21, DD_fGirMul_XY1, whole genome shotgun sequence:
- the LOC124858137 gene encoding NLR family CARD domain-containing protein 3-like isoform X23, translated as MEDWDLKKDRAEPPGSSCPSMRSDRSKDIPPDFSKEPGPSDPEDQNHRQKAEPPGSSCPSMRSDRSNDRLLDFSNEPGPSDPERRKSSSPQCGERPRTGAGLLTANQSSCSPDVGLQEVLEEHKISLRRRCECVTEGSDETGSRTLLNMIYTDLYITEGQSEEVNTQHEVKQLETASKNQNLHESPIRCHDIFKPLPDQHGAIRVVLTNGVAGVGKTFSVQKFTLDWAEGLENQDVSVVVLLSFRELNLIRKEQHSLLTLLHVFYPTLQKLPAEKLAVCKLLFIFDGLDESRLSLDFNDSQLVSDVTQKSSVNVLLTNLIKGNLLPSALVWITSRPAAANQIPLSCVARVTEVQGFTDAQKEEYFRRRFSDEELSSRIISHIKTSRSLHIMCGIPVFCWITATVLENMLTTEQRGELPKTMTDMYSHFLLVQTRRKKNKYHEGHERSPQELMEADKKVLLKMGRLAFEHLEKRNIMFYQEDLEQCGLDVTEASVFSGVCTEIFRRESLIFQKPVYCFVHLSIQEFLAAVYMFHCLTNKNTKVMKNFLGQKYSERSLEGFMKRIMEKSLSSKNGHLDLFVRFLHGLSVESNHRLLGGLLGQTENSPETIQRIIKNLKKMNTDYISAERSINIFHCMMEMKDLSVFQKIQHFLKSENRSDMKLSVFQCSALAYMLQMSEEVLDELDLKKYNTTKEGRLRLIPAVRNCRKARLMGCSLSEISCASLVSALKSNPSHLTELDLSWNKDLKDSGVKELCGFLQTPLCKLQILRLKDCSLSENSCASLGSALKSNPSHLTELDLSWNKDLKDSGVKELCGFLQTPLCKLQILRLWDCSLSEISCASLGSALKSNPSHLTELDLCQNNLKESDVQQLRDLIKSSDYKLNHVWS; from the exons ATGGAAGACTGGGATCTAAAGAAGGACAGAGCAGAACCTCCAGGATCCAGCTGTCCGTCTATGAGGAGTGACCGGTCCAAAGATATACCTCCAGACTTCAGTAAAGAACCTGGACCTTCAGACCCAGA aGATCAGAACCACAGACAGAAAGCAGAACCTCCTGGATCCAGCTGTCCGTCTATGAGGAGTGACCGGTCCAACGATAGACTTCTAGACTTCAGTAATGAACCTGGACCTTCAGACCCAGA ACGGAGGAAGAGTAGCAGCCCCCAGTGCGGAGAAAGACCCAGAACAGGAGCTGGACTGCTGACAGCCAATCAGAGCAGCTGTTCACCAG ATGTTGGTCTGCAGGAGGTTCTAGAGGAACATAAGATCAGTCTGAGGAGGAGATGTGAATGTGTGACTGAAGGAAGTGATGAAACAGGAAGTAGAACCCTCCTGAACATGATCTACACTGATCTCTACATCACAGAGGGACAGAGTGAAGAGGTTAATACCCAACATGAGGTGAAGCAGCTGGAAACAGCTTCCAAGAACCAGAACCTCCATGAGTCTCCAATCAGGTGCCACGACATCTTTAAACCCTTACCTGACCAGCATGGAGCCATCAGAGTGGTTCTGACCAACGGCGTCGCTGGTGTTGGAAAAACCTTCTCAGTGCAGAAGTTCACTCTGGACTGGGCAGAGGGCTTGGAGAACCAAGATGTCAGTGTGGTGGTTCTGCTTTCGTTCAGGGAGCTGAACTTGATCAGAAAGGAGCAGCACAGTCTTCTCACGCTGCTCCATGTTTTCTATCCAACACTCCAGAAGCTCCCAGCAGAGAAGCTGGCTGTCTGTAAACTTCTCTTCATCTTTGACGGTCTGGATGAAAGCAGACTTTCTCTGGACTTCAACGACAgtcagcttgtttctgatgtCACCCAGAAGTCATCAGTCAACGTTCTGCTGACAAACCTCATCAAGGGGAACCTGCTGCCCTCGGCTCTCGTCTGGATAACTTCCAGACCTGCAGCGGCCAATCAGATCCCTCTTTCATGTGTTGCCAGGGTAACAGAAGTACAAGGCTTCACTGATGCTCAGAAGGAGGAGTACTTCAGGAGGAGGTTCAGTGATGAAGAGCTGTCCAGCAGAATAATCTCCCACATCAAGACCTCCAGGAGCCTCCACATCATGTGTGGAATCCCAGTCTTCTGCTGGATCACTGCTACAGTTCTGGAGAACATGTTGACCacagagcagagaggagagCTGCCCAAGACTATGACTGACATGTACTCACACTTCCTGCTGGTCCAGACAAGGAGAAAGAAGAACAAGTACCATGAAGGACATGAGAGGAGTCCACAGGAGCTGATGGAGGCTGACAAGAAAGTTCTTCTGAAGATGGGGAGGCTGGCATTTGAACATCTGGAGAAAAGAAACATCATGTTCTACCAAGAAGACCTGGAGCAGTGTGGTCTTGATGTCACAGAGGCCTCGGTGTTCTCAGGAGTTTGTACAGAGATATTCAGAAGAGAGAGTTTGATCTTCCAGAAACCAGTTTACTGCTTTGTTCATCTGAGCATCCAGGAGTTTCTGGCTGCAGTCTACATGTTCCACTGTTTAACCAACAAGAACACAAAGGTGATGAAGAACTTCCTGGGACAGAAATACAGTGAAAGATCTCTGGAGGGCTTCATGAAGAGAATCATGGAGAAGTCCCTCAGCAGTAAAAATGGTCACCTGGACCTGTTTGTCCGCTTCCTTCATGGCCTCTCTGTGGAGTCCAACCATAGACTCTTAGGAGGTCTGCTGGGTCAGACAGAGAACAGTCCAGAAACCATCCAGAGAATCATCAAGAACCTGAAGAAGATGAATACTGATTATATCTCTGCTGAGAGAAGCATCAACATCTTCCACTGTATGATGGAGATGAAGGACCTATCAGTTTTTCAGAAGATCCAACACTTCTTGAAATCAGAGAACAGATCAGATATGAAGCTCTCTGTGTTCCAGTGCTCAGCTCTGGCCTACATGCTGCAGATGTCAGAGGAGGTTCTGGATGAGTTGGACCTGAAGAAGTACAACACAACAAAGGAGGGACGACTGAGACTGATTCCAGCTGTGAGGAACTGCAGAAAGGCTCG aTTGATGGGCTGCAGTTTGTCAGAGATCAGCTGTGCTTCGCTGGTCTCAGCTCTGAAGTCTAACCCGTCCCATCTGACAGAACTGGACCTGAGCTGGAACAAAGACTTGAAAGATTCTGGAGTGAAGGAGCTCTGTGGTTTTCTACAGACTCCTCTCTGCAAACTACAGATATTGAG aTTGAAGGACTgcagtttgtcagagaacagcTGTGCTTCTCTGGGCTCAGCTCTGAAGTCCAACCCGTCCCATCTGACAGAACTGGACCTGAGCTGGAACAAAGACCTGAAAGATTCTGGAGTGAAGGAGCTCTGTGGTTTTCTACAGACTCCTCTCTGCAAACTACAGATATTGAG
- the LOC124858137 gene encoding NLR family CARD domain-containing protein 3-like isoform X25: MEDWDLKKDRAEPPGSSCPSMRSDRSKDIPPDFSKEPGPSDPEDQNHRQKAEPPGSSCPSMRSDRSNDRLLDFSNEPGPSDPERRKSSSPQCGERPRTGAGLLTANQSSCSPADVGLQEVLEEHKISLRRRCECVTEGSDETGSRTLLNMIYTDLYITEGQSEEVNTQHEVKQLETASKNQNLHESPIRCHDIFKPLPDQHGAIRVVLTNGVAGVGKTFSVQKFTLDWAEGLENQDVSVVVLLSFRELNLIRKEQHSLLTLLHVFYPTLQKLPAEKLAVCKLLFIFDGLDESRLSLDFNDSQLVSDVTQKSSVNVLLTNLIKGNLLPSALVWITSRPAAANQIPLSCVARVTEVQGFTDAQKEEYFRRRFSDEELSSRIISHIKTSRSLHIMCGIPVFCWITATVLENMLTTEQRGELPKTMTDMYSHFLLVQTRRKKNKYHEGHERSPQELMEADKKVLLKMGRLAFEHLEKRNIMFYQEDLEQCGLDVTEASVFSGVCTEIFRRESLIFQKPVYCFVHLSIQEFLAAVYMFHCLTNKNTKVMKNFLGQKYSERSLEGFMKRIMEKSLSSKNGHLDLFVRFLHGLSVESNHRLLGGLLGQTENSPETIQRIIKNLKKMNTDYISAERSINIFHCMMEMKDLSVFQKIQHFLKSENRSDMKLSVFQCSALAYMLQMSEEVLDELDLKKYNTTKEGRLRLIPAVRNCRKARLMGCSLSEISCASLVSALKSNPSHLTELDLSWNKDLKDSGVKELCGFLQTPLCKLQILRLKDCSLSENSCASLGSALKSNPSHLTELDLSWNKDLKDSGVKELCGFLQTPLCKLQILRLWDCSLSEISCASLGSALKSNPSHLTELDLCQNNLKESDVQQLRDLIKSSDYKLNHVWS, from the exons ATGGAAGACTGGGATCTAAAGAAGGACAGAGCAGAACCTCCAGGATCCAGCTGTCCGTCTATGAGGAGTGACCGGTCCAAAGATATACCTCCAGACTTCAGTAAAGAACCTGGACCTTCAGACCCAGA aGATCAGAACCACAGACAGAAAGCAGAACCTCCTGGATCCAGCTGTCCGTCTATGAGGAGTGACCGGTCCAACGATAGACTTCTAGACTTCAGTAATGAACCTGGACCTTCAGACCCAGA ACGGAGGAAGAGTAGCAGCCCCCAGTGCGGAGAAAGACCCAGAACAGGAGCTGGACTGCTGACAGCCAATCAGAGCAGCTGTTCACCAG CAGATGTTGGTCTGCAGGAGGTTCTAGAGGAACATAAGATCAGTCTGAGGAGGAGATGTGAATGTGTGACTGAAGGAAGTGATGAAACAGGAAGTAGAACCCTCCTGAACATGATCTACACTGATCTCTACATCACAGAGGGACAGAGTGAAGAGGTTAATACCCAACATGAGGTGAAGCAGCTGGAAACAGCTTCCAAGAACCAGAACCTCCATGAGTCTCCAATCAGGTGCCACGACATCTTTAAACCCTTACCTGACCAGCATGGAGCCATCAGAGTGGTTCTGACCAACGGCGTCGCTGGTGTTGGAAAAACCTTCTCAGTGCAGAAGTTCACTCTGGACTGGGCAGAGGGCTTGGAGAACCAAGATGTCAGTGTGGTGGTTCTGCTTTCGTTCAGGGAGCTGAACTTGATCAGAAAGGAGCAGCACAGTCTTCTCACGCTGCTCCATGTTTTCTATCCAACACTCCAGAAGCTCCCAGCAGAGAAGCTGGCTGTCTGTAAACTTCTCTTCATCTTTGACGGTCTGGATGAAAGCAGACTTTCTCTGGACTTCAACGACAgtcagcttgtttctgatgtCACCCAGAAGTCATCAGTCAACGTTCTGCTGACAAACCTCATCAAGGGGAACCTGCTGCCCTCGGCTCTCGTCTGGATAACTTCCAGACCTGCAGCGGCCAATCAGATCCCTCTTTCATGTGTTGCCAGGGTAACAGAAGTACAAGGCTTCACTGATGCTCAGAAGGAGGAGTACTTCAGGAGGAGGTTCAGTGATGAAGAGCTGTCCAGCAGAATAATCTCCCACATCAAGACCTCCAGGAGCCTCCACATCATGTGTGGAATCCCAGTCTTCTGCTGGATCACTGCTACAGTTCTGGAGAACATGTTGACCacagagcagagaggagagCTGCCCAAGACTATGACTGACATGTACTCACACTTCCTGCTGGTCCAGACAAGGAGAAAGAAGAACAAGTACCATGAAGGACATGAGAGGAGTCCACAGGAGCTGATGGAGGCTGACAAGAAAGTTCTTCTGAAGATGGGGAGGCTGGCATTTGAACATCTGGAGAAAAGAAACATCATGTTCTACCAAGAAGACCTGGAGCAGTGTGGTCTTGATGTCACAGAGGCCTCGGTGTTCTCAGGAGTTTGTACAGAGATATTCAGAAGAGAGAGTTTGATCTTCCAGAAACCAGTTTACTGCTTTGTTCATCTGAGCATCCAGGAGTTTCTGGCTGCAGTCTACATGTTCCACTGTTTAACCAACAAGAACACAAAGGTGATGAAGAACTTCCTGGGACAGAAATACAGTGAAAGATCTCTGGAGGGCTTCATGAAGAGAATCATGGAGAAGTCCCTCAGCAGTAAAAATGGTCACCTGGACCTGTTTGTCCGCTTCCTTCATGGCCTCTCTGTGGAGTCCAACCATAGACTCTTAGGAGGTCTGCTGGGTCAGACAGAGAACAGTCCAGAAACCATCCAGAGAATCATCAAGAACCTGAAGAAGATGAATACTGATTATATCTCTGCTGAGAGAAGCATCAACATCTTCCACTGTATGATGGAGATGAAGGACCTATCAGTTTTTCAGAAGATCCAACACTTCTTGAAATCAGAGAACAGATCAGATATGAAGCTCTCTGTGTTCCAGTGCTCAGCTCTGGCCTACATGCTGCAGATGTCAGAGGAGGTTCTGGATGAGTTGGACCTGAAGAAGTACAACACAACAAAGGAGGGACGACTGAGACTGATTCCAGCTGTGAGGAACTGCAGAAAGGCTCG aTTGATGGGCTGCAGTTTGTCAGAGATCAGCTGTGCTTCGCTGGTCTCAGCTCTGAAGTCTAACCCGTCCCATCTGACAGAACTGGACCTGAGCTGGAACAAAGACTTGAAAGATTCTGGAGTGAAGGAGCTCTGTGGTTTTCTACAGACTCCTCTCTGCAAACTACAGATATTGAG aTTGAAGGACTgcagtttgtcagagaacagcTGTGCTTCTCTGGGCTCAGCTCTGAAGTCCAACCCGTCCCATCTGACAGAACTGGACCTGAGCTGGAACAAAGACCTGAAAGATTCTGGAGTGAAGGAGCTCTGTGGTTTTCTACAGACTCCTCTCTGCAAACTACAGATATTGAG